The following proteins are co-located in the Streptomyces bottropensis ATCC 25435 genome:
- a CDS encoding DUF3817 domain-containing protein, with translation MKKSVLTRYRVMAYVTAVLLILLTAGVIGKRLLDLDGFDSFVTVVGFAHGWLYVLYLVFAFDLGSKAKMPLGRLAWVLLAGTVPTAAFFVERQVSREVEPLIIKDAVPDPAAA, from the coding sequence ATGAAGAAGAGCGTCTTGACCCGCTACCGGGTGATGGCCTACGTCACCGCCGTCCTGCTGATCCTGCTGACGGCGGGCGTGATCGGGAAGCGTCTGCTCGACCTGGACGGCTTCGACAGCTTCGTCACGGTGGTCGGCTTCGCGCACGGCTGGCTGTACGTGCTGTACCTGGTCTTCGCCTTCGACCTCGGCAGCAAGGCGAAGATGCCGCTGGGCCGCCTCGCCTGGGTGCTGCTCGCCGGTACCGTCCCCACGGCCGCCTTCTTCGTGGAACGCCAGGTGAGCCGCGAGGTCGAGCCGCTGATCATCAAGGACGCGGTCCCGGACCCCGCCGCGGCCTGA
- a CDS encoding TetR/AcrR family transcriptional regulator — MSEATRAKLLEGALRTLVEQGIAKTSARSIAATAGVNQALVFYHFGSVDELLAAACRFGAEQRVARHRERLAAIGSLGELLAFGREMHAEERAQGHVAVLGQLLAGAQTQPRLAPATAAGLELWITEVEGVLRRVLSGSPLGEFADAGGLARAVAASFVGLELYEGVDPQGAEAALGALEQLAALAAALDALGPVAQRAVRHHLRKTAGR; from the coding sequence GTGAGCGAGGCGACCCGGGCGAAGCTGCTGGAGGGCGCGCTGCGCACGCTCGTCGAGCAGGGGATCGCCAAGACGTCCGCCCGCTCGATCGCCGCGACCGCCGGGGTGAACCAGGCGCTCGTCTTCTACCACTTCGGGTCCGTGGACGAACTCCTCGCGGCGGCCTGCCGGTTCGGGGCCGAGCAGCGGGTCGCTCGTCACCGGGAGCGGCTGGCGGCGATCGGCTCGCTCGGCGAACTGCTGGCCTTCGGGCGGGAGATGCACGCGGAGGAGCGGGCACAGGGGCATGTGGCCGTGCTGGGGCAGCTTCTCGCGGGGGCGCAGACCCAGCCGCGGCTGGCGCCGGCCACCGCGGCCGGGCTGGAGCTGTGGATCACGGAGGTGGAGGGGGTGCTGCGGCGGGTCCTGTCGGGCTCGCCGCTCGGGGAGTTCGCGGACGCGGGCGGGCTGGCGCGGGCCGTGGCGGCGTCGTTCGTGGGTCTTGAGCTGTACGAGGGGGTCGATCCGCAGGGTGCGGAGGCCGCCCTCGGCGCGCTCGAACAGCTCGCGGCGCTCGCGGCCGCGCTCGACGCTCTGGGACCCGTGGCCCAGCGGGCGGTCCGTCACCACCTCCGGAAGACCGCGGGGCGGTGA
- a CDS encoding DUF4166 domain-containing protein: MGADFDRLHPELRRRFSVGLASGEACTGRGTMERIWHGRGLVKPFLALGGTRNILVPREGRNVPFTIENVPYADRFGRETVTFVRTFDLPGRSRRFDAQMVLSPKGDRVLDYLGTHQHLASDLYFGAEADGSLLIRSGEHRFREGPVDVRVPELVGGEAEVRERFDERTGRFRIRVRVVNRHFGPLFGYEGSFAATYEDIRVRGVRAGLRPVREEARA; this comes from the coding sequence ATGGGCGCGGACTTCGACCGGCTCCATCCCGAGCTGCGCCGGCGTTTCTCGGTCGGGCTGGCGAGCGGTGAGGCCTGCACCGGCCGGGGCACGATGGAACGGATCTGGCACGGCCGGGGCCTGGTGAAGCCGTTCCTCGCGCTCGGCGGCACCCGCAACATCCTGGTCCCGCGCGAGGGGCGGAACGTCCCCTTCACCATCGAGAACGTGCCGTACGCCGACCGCTTCGGCCGTGAGACGGTGACCTTCGTGCGTACTTTCGACCTGCCCGGCCGCTCCCGCCGGTTCGACGCCCAGATGGTGCTGAGCCCGAAGGGCGACCGCGTCCTCGACTATCTCGGCACCCACCAGCACCTGGCCAGCGACCTGTACTTCGGCGCGGAGGCCGACGGGTCGCTGCTGATCCGCTCGGGGGAACACCGGTTCCGGGAGGGGCCCGTCGACGTCCGGGTCCCGGAACTCGTCGGCGGGGAGGCGGAGGTGCGGGAGCGGTTCGACGAGCGGACGGGGCGTTTCCGGATCCGGGTGCGGGTGGTGAACCGGCACTTCGGGCCGCTCTTCGGTTACGAGGGGTCGTTCGCCGCGACCTACGAGGACATCCGGGTGCGCGGGGTCCGGGCGGGGCTGCGGCCGGTCCGTGAGGAGGCGCGGGCGTGA
- a CDS encoding acyl-CoA mutase large subunit family protein, whose product MDADAIEEGRRRWQARYDSARKREGDFTSLSGQRVEPVYGPRRGDVYEGFERIGWPGEYPFTRGLYPTGYRGRTWTIRQFAGFGNAEGTNERYRSILAKGGGGLSVAFDMPTLMGRDSDDPRSLGEVGHCGVAVDSAADMEVLFRGIPLGDVTTSMTISGPAVPVFCMYVVAAERQGVDPAVLNGTLQTDIFKEYIAQKEWLFPPEPHLRLIGDLMEYCAARIPAYKPLSVSGYHIREAGATAAQELAYTLADGFGYVELGLSRGLDVDVFAPGLSFFFDAHLDFFEEIAKFRAARRIWARWMRDVYGARTDKAQWLRFHTQTAGVSLTAQQPYNNVVRTAVEALSAVLGGTNSLHTNALDETLALPSERAAEIALRTQQVLMEETGVANVADPLGGSWYVEQLTDRIEADAEKIFDQIRERGLRARPDGVHPVGPMTSGILRGIEDGWFTGEIAEAAFRYQQALEKGEKRVVGVNVHQGSVTGDLEILRVGHEVEREQVRVLDGRRARRDGGAVRAGLDAMVAAARDGGDMIGPMLDAVRAEATLGEICGVLREEWGVYMEPAGF is encoded by the coding sequence ATGGACGCTGACGCCATCGAAGAGGGACGCCGACGCTGGCAGGCACGTTATGACTCCGCCCGGAAGCGGGAGGGGGACTTCACGAGCCTTTCCGGGCAGCGGGTGGAGCCCGTGTACGGGCCCCGGCGCGGGGACGTGTACGAGGGCTTCGAGCGGATCGGATGGCCGGGGGAGTATCCGTTCACGCGGGGGCTGTATCCGACGGGCTACCGGGGGCGGACCTGGACGATCCGGCAGTTCGCCGGGTTCGGGAACGCGGAGGGGACGAACGAGCGGTACCGGTCGATCCTCGCCAAGGGGGGCGGGGGGCTGTCCGTCGCGTTCGACATGCCGACGCTCATGGGGCGGGACTCGGACGATCCGCGCTCGCTCGGTGAGGTCGGGCACTGCGGGGTGGCCGTCGACTCCGCCGCCGACATGGAGGTGCTGTTCCGGGGGATCCCGCTCGGGGACGTCACCACGTCGATGACGATCAGCGGGCCCGCCGTCCCGGTCTTCTGCATGTACGTCGTCGCCGCCGAGCGGCAGGGTGTCGACCCGGCCGTCCTCAACGGCACCCTCCAGACCGACATCTTCAAGGAGTACATCGCGCAGAAGGAGTGGCTCTTCCCGCCCGAGCCCCATCTGCGCCTCATCGGCGATCTGATGGAGTACTGCGCGGCCCGGATCCCCGCCTACAAGCCGTTGTCCGTCTCCGGCTACCACATCCGTGAGGCCGGGGCCACGGCCGCGCAGGAGCTGGCGTACACGCTGGCGGACGGGTTCGGGTACGTGGAGCTGGGGCTCAGCCGTGGGCTGGACGTGGACGTGTTCGCGCCGGGGCTGTCGTTCTTCTTCGACGCGCACCTCGACTTCTTCGAGGAGATCGCCAAGTTCCGCGCCGCCAGGCGGATCTGGGCGCGGTGGATGCGGGACGTGTACGGGGCGCGGACCGACAAGGCGCAGTGGCTGCGCTTCCACACCCAGACCGCCGGGGTCTCGCTGACCGCGCAGCAGCCGTACAACAACGTGGTGCGTACGGCGGTGGAGGCGCTGTCCGCGGTGCTCGGCGGGACCAACTCCCTGCACACCAACGCCCTCGACGAGACGCTGGCGCTGCCGAGCGAGCGGGCGGCGGAGATCGCGCTGAGGACGCAACAGGTGCTGATGGAGGAGACCGGGGTCGCCAACGTGGCCGATCCGCTGGGTGGTTCGTGGTACGTCGAGCAGCTGACGGACCGCATCGAGGCCGACGCCGAGAAGATCTTCGACCAGATCAGGGAGCGGGGTCTGCGGGCGCGTCCCGACGGGGTGCATCCCGTCGGGCCGATGACGTCCGGGATCCTGCGGGGGATCGAGGACGGGTGGTTCACCGGGGAGATCGCGGAGGCCGCGTTCCGGTATCAGCAGGCCCTGGAGAAGGGAGAGAAGCGGGTGGTCGGGGTCAACGTCCACCAGGGGTCGGTGACCGGGGATCTGGAGATCCTGCGGGTCGGGCACGAGGTGGAGCGGGAGCAGGTGCGGGTGCTGGACGGGCGGCGGGCGCGGCGGGACGGTGGGGCCGTGCGGGCGGGGCTCGACGCGATGGTCGCCGCCGCTCGGGACGGGGGCGACATGATCGGGCCGATGCTCGACGCGGTGCGGGCCGAGGCGACGTTGGGGGAGATCTGTGGGGTGTTGCGGGAGGAGTGGGGGGTGTATATGGAGCCGGCGGGCTTCTAG
- a CDS encoding MarR family winged helix-turn-helix transcriptional regulator, producing the protein MPKPLSLSFDPISRADEHWKQRWGSVPSMAAITSIMRAQQILLAEVDAVVKPYGLTFARYEALVLLTFSQKGELPMSKIGERLMVHPTSVTNTVDRLVRSGLVDKRPNPNDGRGTLASITDKGREVCDAATRDLMSMDFGLGVYDAEECAEIFAMLRPLRVAAGDFEES; encoded by the coding sequence GTGCCGAAGCCGCTCAGCCTCTCCTTCGACCCCATCTCGCGCGCCGACGAGCACTGGAAGCAGCGCTGGGGAAGCGTCCCGTCCATGGCCGCGATCACCTCGATCATGCGCGCCCAGCAGATCCTGCTGGCGGAGGTCGACGCGGTGGTCAAACCGTACGGGCTGACGTTCGCGCGCTACGAGGCCCTCGTGCTGCTCACCTTCTCCCAGAAGGGCGAGCTGCCGATGTCCAAGATCGGCGAGCGGCTGATGGTGCACCCCACGTCCGTGACGAACACCGTCGACCGTCTGGTGAGGTCCGGCCTCGTGGACAAACGCCCCAACCCCAACGACGGCCGCGGCACCCTCGCCTCGATCACCGACAAGGGCCGCGAGGTCTGCGACGCGGCCACCCGCGACCTCATGTCCATGGACTTCGGCCTGGGCGTCTACGACGCCGAGGAATGCGCGGAGATCTTCGCGATGTTGCGACCGCTGCGGGTGGCCGCGGGGGACTTCGAGGAGAGCTGA
- a CDS encoding TetR/AcrR family transcriptional regulator has product MQSRTPASRATGGRPRSAAADAAILAATREALVDLGWSKLTLGDVATRAGVAKTTLYRRWAGKNELVVDAVAELFDELRLPDRGSLAADIEGVVLQFAAILARPEARSGLMAVIAESTRDDALRERIRASIVDRQKRLVLEGRTRAQTRGELPLEPDATTASRTVDLIFDVVAGAVVHRTLISAGPADEQWVGDFTRLLLTGLKGTAATPSE; this is encoded by the coding sequence ATGCAGAGCCGCACCCCCGCCTCCCGCGCCACGGGCGGCCGACCGCGCAGTGCCGCCGCGGACGCCGCGATCCTGGCGGCGACCCGGGAGGCGCTGGTCGATCTCGGCTGGTCGAAGCTGACCCTGGGTGACGTGGCCACGCGGGCCGGCGTCGCGAAGACGACGCTCTACCGCCGCTGGGCGGGCAAGAACGAACTGGTCGTGGACGCGGTCGCGGAACTCTTCGACGAACTGCGCCTTCCCGACCGGGGCAGCCTGGCGGCCGACATCGAGGGCGTCGTGCTCCAATTCGCGGCGATCCTGGCCCGGCCCGAGGCCAGGAGCGGCCTGATGGCGGTCATCGCGGAGTCCACCCGCGACGACGCCCTGCGCGAACGCATCCGCGCGTCCATCGTCGACCGCCAGAAACGCCTCGTCCTGGAGGGCCGCACCCGCGCCCAGACCCGAGGCGAACTGCCCCTCGAACCCGACGCCACCACCGCCTCCCGCACCGTCGACCTCATCTTCGACGTCGTGGCCGGCGCGGTGGTCCACCGCACCCTGATCAGCGCGGGCCCGGCGGACGAACAATGGGTGGGCGACTTCACCAGGCTGCTGCTGACGGGCCTGAAGGGCACGGCAGCGACTCCGTCCGAGTGA